A genomic region of Streptosporangium lutulentum contains the following coding sequences:
- a CDS encoding HGxxPAAW family protein — MAGSHGGSPKSWLAVIIILAGFTVGGVALCLGPNWMFFWVGAGIVAIGGVVALVVDIFSDVIVDAPRMPMDQAHRGH, encoded by the coding sequence ATGGCTGGTAGTCACGGAGGAAGCCCCAAGTCTTGGCTTGCGGTGATCATCATTCTGGCGGGGTTCACCGTCGGTGGCGTGGCCCTGTGCCTCGGCCCCAACTGGATGTTCTTCTGGGTGGGGGCCGGGATCGTCGCGATCGGCGGCGTGGTCGCCCTCGTGGTCGACATCTTCTCCGATGTGATCGTGGACGCGCCCCGGATGCCGATGGACCAGGCCCACCGCGGCCACTGA
- a CDS encoding anti-sigma factor antagonist (This anti-anti-sigma factor, or anti-sigma factor antagonist, belongs to a family that includes characterized members SpoIIAA, RsbV, RsfA, and RsfB.) — protein sequence MPFFTASSSPHGTAFVVQARGELDYQHAPVFRSEMTKAWESGVSSVVVIDVTELTFCDSTGVGELILSLQRSQALGTRLTLVGVHGTLERILAITGLRPAFELSPSVEEALRGT from the coding sequence ATGCCCTTTTTCACAGCGTCATCGAGTCCGCACGGCACGGCGTTCGTCGTCCAGGCCCGCGGAGAACTCGACTACCAGCACGCCCCCGTCTTCCGCAGCGAGATGACCAAGGCCTGGGAGTCGGGAGTGTCCTCCGTGGTCGTCATCGACGTCACCGAACTCACCTTCTGTGACTCCACCGGAGTCGGAGAGCTCATCCTGAGTCTCCAGCGGAGCCAGGCCCTGGGCACCCGTCTGACCCTCGTCGGCGTCCACGGCACCTTGGAGCGGATCCTCGCCATCACCGGCCTGCGCCCCGCCTTTGAGCTCTCCCCCTCCGTCGAGGAGGCTCTGCGGGGCACCTGA
- a CDS encoding response regulator — protein MISVLVVEDEEITAEANRLFVERVPGFRVDGVARTGGEALRFLRRHPVDLILLDLYLPDMHGLEVCRALRAAGVLSDVIAITSARDLSVVRSAVSVGVAQYLLKPFTFASLNEKLMRYAEFRSSVDGSGEASGQSEVDRALATLWGPAHNPLPKGMTPATLDAILAELRKASEGLSAQAAGTAIGVSRVTARRYLEYLTESGIARRVPQYGGLGRPELLYRLLELRTS, from the coding sequence ATGATCTCGGTGCTGGTCGTCGAAGACGAGGAGATCACCGCCGAGGCGAACCGCCTCTTCGTGGAGCGGGTGCCCGGTTTCCGGGTGGACGGGGTGGCCAGGACCGGCGGGGAGGCGCTGCGCTTCCTGCGGCGGCACCCGGTCGACCTGATCCTGCTCGACCTCTACCTGCCCGACATGCACGGCCTGGAGGTGTGCCGGGCACTGCGGGCCGCCGGCGTGCTGTCCGACGTCATCGCGATCACCTCCGCGCGCGACCTGTCGGTGGTCAGGTCCGCGGTGTCGGTCGGGGTGGCCCAGTATCTGCTCAAGCCGTTCACGTTCGCCTCGTTGAACGAGAAACTCATGCGCTACGCGGAGTTCCGGTCGTCGGTGGACGGCTCGGGCGAGGCCAGCGGCCAGAGCGAGGTGGACCGCGCCCTCGCCACCCTGTGGGGCCCGGCGCACAATCCGCTGCCGAAGGGAATGACCCCGGCCACCCTCGACGCCATCCTGGCCGAACTGCGCAAGGCCTCCGAAGGCCTGTCCGCGCAGGCCGCGGGCACCGCGATCGGCGTCTCCCGGGTGACCGCCCGCCGCTACCTGGAATACCTCACGGAGAGCGGGATCGCCCGCAGGGTTCCGCAGTACGGCGGGCTGGGACGTCCCGAGCTGCTCTACCGGCTCCTGGAGCTCCGTACGTCATAA